From the genome of Streptomyces sp. V2I9:
GGCGGCGACGAGCGCGGTGCTGTCGGGCTGTTCCTGCACGTGTCTGCTGAATGCCTGCAACAGGCGAGGCGAAGGCAACGGTCCCCCTCGGTGGATGGGCGATCTGGCCGGTCCGACCGTTCTGGCTGGTTCGACCGGCCCCACGGGTGTGGCTGTGCTCGCTGGTGCGGCTGGTCCGGCTGGTGCGGCCGGTCCGGCTATGAGGAAGAATCTATCCCTCTTTATATGCATGGTCAAGCAAATACTTTGGAGGTTCGTGTGACCTGGGTCACGGCTTGGCTCCGGTGCTGCCGAAGCCCGAACATGCAAAGACGGCGGGAGGCCGGGGTTACCCCGGACGCCTCCCGCCGTCGGTCGCGGTCTCGTCAGGCAGCGCTGCGGAGCGCTTGCACCGCCCTGGCGAGCTGGTCGTCGGCGCTCGCGGTGTTGAGGGCCGAGCTGAGGACGTCGGCGTACGTGGCACGGGCTTCCTGGTAGCGCTTGCGGCCTTCTTCGGTGATGACGGCGAAGACGCCGCGCTTGTCGTCGGCGCAGCTGTCCTTGTAGGCGTAGCCGGCGCTCTCCAGCCGTCCGACCAGGCGCGTCACCGAGCTCTGGCCCAGGCCGATGTGGTCCGCGAGCTCCTGCATCCGGCACTCGCCCTTCTCCGCCTGGGTGAGTGTCTCCAGGGCGCGGTACTCGGAGAGCCCGACGCCGTAGCGGCGCTGGAGGGTGTGGGCGAGCTGGCGCTCCACGAAGGTGTGCAGGCCGAGGACGGCCTCCCACATGACCTGATCGGAGGCGGCGCGTGGCTGTTGGTTGATCGTCATGGAACAGCTCCCCTTCTCGACTGCGATGACACCAAGATACATGCCTGTGCAATCATCTGGGGAGGGTCGGGGTACTTGAAGGGTCTCCCTGGCCGATATTTATTTGTATAGGCAAGCAAAATGGTCAGGGGGTCATGCTCTCCAGGGTCGCGCTGGCGTAGGCCGCCGACACGAGCGTCATGTGCCGGTGCCAGCCGGGGAAGGAGCGCCCTTCGAAGTCGAGGAGGCCGAAGTCCTCGCCCATGCGGTCGACCGCGGTCCGCGCCCCCAGGGGGGAGCGGGCCAGCTCCAGCAGCTCGGCCGGATGCCGGTCGGTGATGTTGGTCAGCCAGATCTGTCCGGGCCGCCCGCTGCCCGCGTCCCACTCGGCCATCAGCCGGCCCTGCCCGAGGCTGTGCTCGCCGTCCGGGCGCAGTCCGCGCACGGTCGTCTCGTGCGAGAGGATCTGCCGGCCGGGCCCCGCCGGGTGCCGGACGCCCCGGCGCAGCAGCAGGCCGCGCGCCGACTCCTTCTTGCC
Proteins encoded in this window:
- a CDS encoding MarR family winged helix-turn-helix transcriptional regulator, with amino-acid sequence MTINQQPRAASDQVMWEAVLGLHTFVERQLAHTLQRRYGVGLSEYRALETLTQAEKGECRMQELADHIGLGQSSVTRLVGRLESAGYAYKDSCADDKRGVFAVITEEGRKRYQEARATYADVLSSALNTASADDQLARAVQALRSAA